A genomic stretch from Nitrospirota bacterium includes:
- a CDS encoding tetratricopeptide repeat protein: protein MKPGRNDPCPCGSGKKYKKCCEGYDRVKDAAEIRQQPSVSSLLQRAVDSHNAGRLSEAEAIYRGILEKVPRNADALHLLGMIAHQKGNNAEAEQMIRAAISLDSSVAAFHVNLGKVLKKTDRKHESLDCYRKALLLQPNMTEAIYNLANELCARGEYDEAVQHYRNVINIQPDHSYACNNLSLALRSMGQTEEALHYVTRALNRDPGNVEAYNNLGVLLSNKGQLEASIDALNKAISIKPDYKDAHWNLALPLLQLGDLDTGWKKYELRDLKRDASARKSFPYPRWDGSSLNDKTLFVYAEQGVGDEIMFASVLIDVIPRTKRCIVECNDRLVPLFSRSFPEARVIPMVKGALPELLHTIDVSAPIGSLPMHLRQDLRGFPRRRSYLVADPDKISDWQNRFRALGDGLKVGISWRGGSEASVRHLRSTKLDQWTELFRVPGAHFINLQYGDCRLEIEEAKELLGTTIYDWKDADPLKDLDNFAAQISALDLVITVDNSTLHMAGALGVPTWAVIPKGNNWRWLQDVEDTPWYPSVRLFSQTKLHNWTDAFLRLRDLLHRAASGGTTIEQLTKSVAASYQDRRPALESNVEKTHIKMTA from the coding sequence GTGAAGCCCGGTAGAAATGATCCTTGCCCCTGCGGCAGCGGAAAAAAATACAAGAAGTGCTGCGAAGGCTACGACCGTGTCAAGGATGCTGCAGAAATTCGGCAACAACCTTCCGTGTCAAGCCTCCTTCAGAGGGCAGTTGATTCTCATAATGCAGGCAGACTCTCTGAAGCAGAGGCAATTTACCGTGGTATTCTCGAAAAGGTCCCCCGAAATGCTGATGCCCTGCATCTTCTGGGGATGATTGCCCACCAAAAAGGAAACAACGCCGAAGCTGAACAGATGATAAGAGCCGCCATATCTTTGGACAGCTCCGTTGCGGCATTCCATGTTAACCTTGGAAAGGTCCTCAAGAAGACGGACCGGAAACATGAATCTCTTGACTGCTATCGGAAAGCGCTGTTGCTTCAACCAAACATGACTGAAGCCATCTATAATCTGGCCAATGAACTCTGCGCACGGGGGGAATATGATGAGGCGGTACAGCATTACAGGAATGTCATCAACATTCAGCCCGATCATTCCTATGCGTGCAATAATTTAAGCCTTGCTCTCAGGAGCATGGGGCAAACAGAGGAAGCCCTGCACTATGTAACACGGGCATTGAACAGAGACCCGGGGAATGTTGAGGCGTATAACAATCTGGGAGTTCTCCTGTCAAACAAGGGACAGCTTGAGGCATCCATTGACGCTCTCAACAAGGCTATTTCGATCAAGCCCGACTACAAGGACGCGCATTGGAATCTGGCCCTGCCCTTGCTGCAACTGGGTGACCTCGACACTGGCTGGAAAAAATATGAACTGAGGGACCTCAAGAGGGATGCTTCTGCCAGGAAGTCATTCCCCTATCCACGGTGGGACGGATCTTCATTGAACGACAAAACCTTGTTCGTTTATGCCGAGCAGGGAGTTGGTGATGAGATCATGTTCGCTTCAGTGTTGATCGACGTCATACCTCGGACTAAACGGTGCATTGTTGAATGCAATGACCGTCTTGTTCCCCTTTTTTCGCGCTCTTTTCCTGAAGCACGGGTGATCCCTATGGTCAAAGGGGCACTTCCGGAGCTTCTGCATACTATCGACGTGTCGGCACCAATCGGCAGCCTGCCGATGCATCTGCGTCAGGACCTGAGAGGTTTTCCTCGACGGAGATCATATCTGGTTGCAGACCCTGATAAGATCTCTGACTGGCAGAACCGCTTTCGGGCCCTCGGGGACGGCCTGAAGGTCGGCATATCGTGGAGAGGTGGCAGTGAGGCCAGCGTGCGACACTTGCGTTCAACAAAGCTTGACCAATGGACAGAACTTTTTAGAGTACCTGGCGCTCACTTCATTAACCTTCAATATGGTGACTGCAGGCTGGAGATCGAAGAAGCAAAAGAACTCCTGGGGACAACTATTTACGATTGGAAAGATGCTGATCCCCTTAAGGATCTCGATAATTTCGCTGCCCAGATCTCGGCCCTTGATCTGGTCATTACCGTGGATAACTCGACCTTGCATATGGCGGGAGCTCTGGGCGTTCCTACCTGGGCAGTGATCCCTAAAGGAAACAACTGGCGATGGCTGCAGGACGTCGAGGATACGCCGTGGTATCCCAGTGTGCGCCTATTCAGCCAGACGAAACTTCATAACTGGACAGACGCATTTTTACGCCTAAGGGACTTGCTTCACCGTGCAGCAAGCGGCGGTACAACCATTGAACAGTTGACCAAGTCTGTGGCTGCTTCTTATCAAGATCGTCGGCCAGCTTTAGAATCAAACGTTGAGAAGACGCATATCAAAATGACCGCCTGA
- a CDS encoding tetratricopeptide repeat protein, with protein MSQTIKKLLSKGLSLHRSGDFVQAERSYRTVLSQDPGQSDALYLLGMIALQRADNVRAVELISKALERHRTTPEYHANLAIALHSLGRHEESVVHCREALAFRPDQFSVLNTLGNALMALEQREEALECLQRAVKLKPDSLEINYNLANALRVIGRSEEAAERYGVVINLKPDHVEAIYNLANLQRKLSQHANARDSYLSVLALKPDHADAMCGLADMLHKYEEYEKAETYYRSALSLKPDTALAYNGLGNTLRLLGKLDEALDCYRRALEVQPQAVAYYCNISNVLFDRGQLDEAVESCERALTIRPDFPEAHWNMGPALVAKGDLDRGWQKYEYRLSIKDAQTTSFTYPDWDGSSLQGKTLLVYTEQGVGDEIMFASCLPDVINEAGRCIVECDARLAPLFKRAFPRIYTIQRGKGADHYPKELPLPNCKVAMGSLPRFYRSSLKSFPHQHHYLTADPAAVAHWKDRFNSLGSGLKIGISWRGGKIAVVRRTRSTSLDQWKDLLLMRDACFINLQYGDCKNEIQDIHTKLGVTIHDWDDSDPLTNLDDFAAKISALDLVISVDNSTVHLAGALGVPVWTLLTFGSDWRWMRDVEDTPWYHSMRLLRQPVAGDWGAVFSRVTAGLTQAHANRKVVMTVERSFRNRSGYQNRSCGRVGLLNDTTYWYHWGCTGTSRGILRAIAERGYVVNKIPITGIDQCTHTPQNIRDFDDPEFFRAFSKANSWMMRELRDADIVVVNGEGSLHGINSYTLKLLYLIYASKMHLKKQVQIINHSCYPDDSLEVVDPAAWKLYKKVYNAIDFAAIREPLSHELLTRNGVSAELSFDCLPLYIKKTYDRSGVQSDGSIVIAGSVILNDCLPSFAKFLRIMHGKGHVIKVLIGANLRPARDDKLFVQGLTEACPDAWSRVRAESLDAWLDTIAQASVLVSGRFHHTIAASMLGTPCILLGSNTPKNAALAQVVGIDPPLSWADPALAEILVTRTEDALKRPDQFRTTNDTRDRMCQLAERNFIGLEKFKRGYDIREAR; from the coding sequence ATGTCACAGACCATTAAAAAATTGCTTTCCAAGGGCCTTTCACTGCACCGCAGCGGTGATTTTGTGCAGGCTGAGCGATCCTATCGCACCGTACTGTCTCAGGACCCTGGCCAGTCGGATGCTCTCTACCTCCTCGGTATGATCGCACTGCAGCGTGCCGACAATGTCCGTGCTGTTGAGCTTATTTCGAAAGCACTTGAGCGGCATCGCACCACACCGGAATATCATGCGAACCTTGCCATAGCCCTTCACAGCCTCGGCAGGCATGAGGAGTCGGTTGTTCATTGCCGTGAAGCGCTTGCTTTTCGCCCGGACCAGTTTTCTGTCCTTAATACGCTGGGCAATGCTCTTATGGCACTAGAACAGCGTGAGGAGGCTCTTGAGTGCCTGCAGCGGGCAGTCAAGCTTAAACCCGACAGCCTAGAGATTAATTATAATCTCGCCAATGCGCTCAGAGTTATCGGACGATCTGAAGAGGCGGCAGAACGCTACGGTGTCGTGATAAATCTGAAGCCGGACCACGTTGAGGCCATATATAACCTTGCAAATCTTCAGAGAAAGCTGTCTCAGCATGCCAATGCCCGGGACAGTTATCTTTCTGTTCTGGCCCTGAAACCGGACCATGCAGATGCAATGTGCGGTCTGGCCGACATGCTCCACAAGTACGAGGAGTACGAAAAGGCGGAGACCTATTACCGATCTGCCCTATCCTTGAAGCCGGACACTGCCTTGGCATATAACGGACTCGGGAATACCTTGCGCCTGCTTGGGAAACTGGACGAAGCGCTGGACTGCTATCGCCGGGCACTGGAGGTCCAACCCCAGGCGGTGGCATACTATTGCAATATCAGCAATGTGCTTTTTGACAGGGGACAGCTCGACGAGGCCGTTGAAAGTTGCGAGAGAGCGCTCACAATACGGCCCGACTTTCCGGAGGCTCACTGGAATATGGGACCGGCCCTTGTGGCAAAAGGCGATCTTGACAGAGGGTGGCAGAAATATGAATATCGGTTGTCGATAAAGGATGCTCAGACAACCTCATTCACCTATCCTGACTGGGACGGCTCCTCCCTTCAGGGAAAAACACTTCTTGTCTATACCGAGCAGGGCGTAGGCGATGAGATAATGTTTGCCTCTTGCCTGCCGGATGTGATCAACGAAGCAGGGAGGTGTATTGTGGAATGCGATGCCCGCCTGGCACCACTTTTCAAGCGGGCATTTCCCAGAATATATACGATCCAGCGAGGGAAAGGCGCTGACCACTACCCAAAGGAATTGCCGTTACCAAACTGTAAGGTGGCCATGGGAAGTCTTCCCCGTTTTTACCGGTCTTCGTTGAAGAGTTTCCCTCACCAACACCATTATCTGACAGCTGATCCTGCGGCAGTAGCACATTGGAAAGATCGGTTCAATTCCCTGGGTTCAGGGCTAAAGATCGGCATCTCGTGGCGAGGCGGGAAAATAGCCGTCGTACGCCGCACACGCTCGACCAGCCTCGATCAGTGGAAGGATTTATTGTTGATGAGGGATGCCTGTTTTATCAATCTGCAGTATGGCGACTGTAAAAATGAGATCCAGGACATTCACACAAAGTTGGGCGTAACGATCCATGACTGGGATGATTCAGATCCGCTTACCAACCTTGATGATTTTGCGGCTAAAATATCTGCGCTCGATCTGGTCATTTCTGTGGACAACTCGACGGTGCACCTGGCCGGCGCTCTGGGTGTTCCTGTCTGGACACTCCTCACCTTTGGTTCTGATTGGAGATGGATGAGAGACGTTGAGGATACCCCCTGGTATCATTCCATGCGGCTCTTGCGACAGCCCGTTGCCGGAGACTGGGGCGCAGTTTTCAGCCGTGTTACTGCCGGTCTTACTCAAGCTCATGCGAATAGAAAGGTGGTAATGACCGTGGAACGCTCCTTCAGAAACAGGAGCGGTTACCAGAATAGAAGCTGCGGCAGGGTTGGACTTTTGAACGACACAACGTACTGGTACCATTGGGGATGTACCGGAACCAGCAGAGGGATACTCAGGGCGATCGCAGAACGGGGCTACGTGGTCAACAAAATACCGATAACGGGAATAGACCAGTGCACGCACACACCACAGAACATACGCGACTTTGATGACCCCGAATTCTTTCGTGCTTTTTCCAAGGCGAACAGCTGGATGATGCGGGAACTCCGGGATGCGGACATTGTCGTGGTCAATGGAGAAGGGTCGCTGCATGGTATTAATTCATATACGCTAAAGCTTTTGTATCTCATCTATGCCTCAAAGATGCACCTCAAAAAACAGGTTCAGATAATAAACCATTCGTGCTATCCCGACGATTCCCTTGAGGTCGTTGACCCGGCAGCCTGGAAGCTTTACAAAAAGGTATACAATGCAATTGATTTTGCGGCTATCCGAGAGCCGCTCAGCCATGAATTATTGACGCGTAACGGAGTTTCTGCGGAATTGAGCTTTGACTGCCTTCCTCTCTATATTAAGAAAACATATGACCGCTCTGGTGTTCAGTCGGACGGCTCGATCGTGATTGCCGGCTCGGTAATACTGAACGACTGCCTGCCATCCTTTGCCAAATTTCTCCGGATAATGCATGGCAAGGGGCATGTCATTAAAGTCCTGATCGGTGCAAATTTGCGTCCGGCACGGGATGATAAGCTTTTTGTTCAGGGGCTTACCGAGGCATGTCCGGATGCATGGTCCCGCGTTCGAGCTGAATCTCTTGATGCCTGGCTTGATACCATTGCACAGGCATCTGTCCTGGTCTCAGGACGCTTTCATCACACGATCGCGGCATCAATGCTGGGTACGCCCTGTATCCTGCTCGGGAGCAATACTCCGAAGAATGCGGCGCTTGCCCAGGTGGTCGGAATCGATCCGCCATTATCCTGGGCCGACCCTGCACTTGCGGAAATACTGGTTACGAGAACCGAGGACGCGCTCAAACGGCCTGATCAGTTCAGGACCACCAATGATACCCGTGATCGCATGTGTCAACTCGCTGAACGGAACTTTATAGGGCTTGAGAAATTTAAGAGGGGATACGATATTCGTGAAGCCCGGTAG